Proteins encoded within one genomic window of Numenius arquata chromosome 12, bNumArq3.hap1.1, whole genome shotgun sequence:
- the COMMD3 gene encoding COMM domain-containing protein 3, whose product MELSAYAQNGWRLLADPRRFPRRPYSALLRAAFRSLLHHPHAGLDDPDLKDIDPAVLKHCHAAAATCILEAGKQKADISAISTCLEDCKLDKERIEQFCTEYQKNKDALEILLGSIGRSPLHITDVSWRLEYQIKSNQLHKTYQPSYLVTLNVENSDSASHPDVSFSCTMEQLQDLVGKLKDAAKSLERATQM is encoded by the exons ATGGAGCTGTCGGCGTACGCGCAGAACGGGTGGCGGTTGCTGGCCGACCCCCGCCGCTTTCCCCGGCGCCCTTACTCCGCGTTACTCCGCGCCGCTTTCCGCAGCCTCCTCCATCACCCTCACGCCGGGTTGG acGATCCAGACCTGAAAGATATTGACCCTGCGGTATTAAAACATTGCCATGCTGCGGCTGCGACGTGTATTCTGgaggcaggaaagcagaaagccGACATATCTGCCATAAG CACATGTCTTGAGGACTGTAAACTGGACAAAGAGAGAATAGAACAATTTTGCACCGAATATCAG aaaaacaaGGATGCATTGGAAATCCTATTGGGAAG CATAGGCAGATCTCCTCTCCATATAACTGATGTGTCTTGGCGCTTGGAATATCAGATCAAG agcAATCAACTTCATAAAACTTACCAGCCTTCCTACTTGGTCACCTTAAACGTAGAG aacagtGATTCGGCATCACACCCAGATGTTAGTTTTAGTTGCACAATGGAGCAATTACAG GATTTAGTTGGAAAACTAAAAGATGCTGCAAAAAGTCTAGAAAGAGCGACTCAGATGTGA